In Flavivirga abyssicola, the following are encoded in one genomic region:
- a CDS encoding TlpA disulfide reductase family protein: MKKSLKYAIIFLLTSLVLVSCKNETKETHPNQFTLSGEIKGLEGHLFFKHPDKEYKKGTLPDTIKVINGKIQFSDTISKLTLIRASPSSQGPDKKLFKVPANGRGFFPVKCSYLMFYAFPGADIKVSGEATDFMNAYPEGDKFNDALAAINKLAFPNYNTVGNLAIANTSETDSIVILDNKEKSEAIAKKNINELISHIKNNPKSLGATWYLNDLLLRRQIDETQAEELFNGLSSNDLSEFEDYKIIATRVSGIKNTKEGFPVPSIKTTATLDGSEFNINSLRGKYVLIDFWGIWCGPCVKEMPEVKAFKEKYKDKLVVLGVNSGDTKENVQKFIDEHNYDWQQILSDKKNTSDNFVNRFNVQGFPTKLIIDPKGNIVKRFLGSGEEAFDLLEELLEK; the protein is encoded by the coding sequence ATGAAAAAATCATTAAAATATGCTATAATTTTTTTACTTACTTCACTAGTTTTAGTGTCTTGTAAAAATGAAACAAAAGAAACACATCCCAACCAATTTACCTTAAGTGGAGAGATCAAAGGGCTTGAAGGTCATTTATTTTTCAAACACCCTGATAAAGAATACAAAAAAGGAACACTCCCAGATACCATAAAGGTTATAAATGGTAAAATTCAATTTTCGGATACTATTTCAAAATTGACGCTCATTAGAGCCTCTCCAAGTTCTCAAGGTCCAGATAAAAAACTATTTAAGGTTCCTGCTAATGGTAGAGGTTTTTTTCCTGTAAAATGTTCTTATCTTATGTTTTATGCGTTTCCAGGGGCAGATATTAAGGTATCTGGAGAAGCTACAGATTTCATGAATGCTTATCCTGAAGGTGATAAATTTAACGATGCTTTAGCTGCTATTAACAAACTAGCATTTCCAAACTACAATACAGTAGGAAATTTGGCAATAGCAAACACCAGTGAAACCGATTCGATAGTAATTCTTGATAATAAAGAAAAATCAGAAGCTATAGCTAAAAAGAACATAAACGAATTAATTTCCCATATTAAAAACAACCCAAAATCATTAGGTGCCACATGGTATCTAAATGATTTGTTATTAAGAAGACAAATTGATGAAACACAAGCTGAAGAGTTGTTTAATGGGCTATCATCAAATGATTTATCAGAATTCGAAGACTATAAAATCATAGCCACTAGAGTCTCTGGTATTAAAAATACCAAAGAAGGGTTTCCTGTACCTTCAATTAAAACAACTGCAACACTAGATGGCAGTGAATTCAATATCAATTCACTAAGAGGCAAATATGTACTTATAGATTTTTGGGGTATTTGGTGTGGCCCTTGTGTAAAAGAAATGCCAGAAGTAAAAGCCTTTAAAGAAAAATATAAAGATAAATTAGTTGTATTAGGTGTGAATTCTGGTGATACCAAAGAAAACGTTCAAAAATTTATTGACGAGCACAATTATGATTGGCAACAGATATTGAGCGACAAAAAGAACACCTCTGATAATTTTGTAAATAGATTTAACGTACAAGGCTTTCCAACAAAGCTTATAATTGACCCAAAAGGAAATATTGTAAAACGATTTTTAGGTAGTGGAGAAGAAGCCTTTGATTTATTGGAAGAATTATTAGAAAAATAA